The Bombus pascuorum chromosome 5, iyBomPasc1.1, whole genome shotgun sequence genome segment TTAATAAATATGGAAGATGAAATAAGTGATACGGACAAAACTTTTTTGGATTGGGTGAAAGAAGGACATAATGAAAAAGTACAAGAACTACTAAACAAAGAACCAAAACATGCAAATTTAATAGATTCGGAAGGTCTGTTACCTATACACTGGGCTGCAGATCGAGGTCATTTGAGAATTAtagaacaattaattaaaaaaggagcAAGTGTAAATTCACAAGATGAAGATGGACAAACACCATTGCATTATGCAGCTTCATGTGGGCATCTTGATGTTGTAAAGTATTTACTGTCTATTGGAGCTGAGTccataaaagataataatggTATGACACCTAAAGACATTGCTGATGaacatttaaaacatatattgtgattaaatattaatatatgtaatcaTCATGTAATAACTAAATTTAACAATGaatgttaataaattgaattaatgattttttcatagtattttatattatagtttaattgtttttagaaactctttatttataaacaaataaatcttCCATTAGCTTTTTTAACTATATTCACAGCCTAAGCACTTCTTAGGTAAATGCATAATTTATCAGAGACAATGTTAAAACGTTTTTACATAGTAGTACATTTTTAGGCacgaaatataaatagtattttaacattaatGGAGTACACAGAGGCTAATGTACTCactttacaaatatttctaaattaattaatgaggaaaaaatgtataacttGTAACAATCAAagatattcgataaattacatacttaaaatcattatttcaaataagatGTAAATGTTGTTGCATTAGTTATATccttattataattaatatatcagTCAAGTATGcatattactacaaaaaaaGAATGTAGAAACCAAGAAGTTAGATGATCTATACTAcactaaaaaaatttataaaatattctgccaTTTTTGTTTTGGCTTAACTAATATAAcaatgtttaatatataaatttcatctaATATAAATCCTGATTGTTTGATGGAATGGATAAAAGTATGTTTAtgatgtatttaaatattgtttttagcaactaaaaattttatcaagtagtttttcaataaaatatcatattgaaattttatatctatatcatCAAACAATCAGTTACAAATgtgaattattgaaataagaaataatcaaacaaatttataacattttcctTAATAATGTTGTTTAAAGATAGTTCGCTAAATCGTATTTTCAACATGCAGGtgatttcatataaaaaaacaaatataaaattagatttgttttttattattgcatacttgtaaaaacagaaaagaattttttatatatgaaattattacgtgttatatacaatatatttatcaatacatacattttcctttacatttaaaaaatactccATTTTCAGAAGGTacaatttgttaatatattgtaacatttttgtaaatcACAAAATAAGTATTgcattattaaacaaaaataaaacaattttgtatatgtaatacaataaaataagttttGAATAATTGGATAATGTTATTAAACAGTTTTTTATTTGAGCTAAATAActgaaaattttagaatttttggCAATATTATAAACTCTATATTATCACAGTattgttattttgtaaaacaaaTATACGCAAAGGATGcctatttatttacattaaagtcaatttatattagttcatccaaaattctttgCAACAACTTAAAGctaattcgaaaaattcatcCCTTTtctgtgtttttttttataagtaATCACCTTATTAAATGCATTACAATCTAGCATATACTCTgcaagtataaataaataacatacaaaTGTGTTATAGTTAATGCCAAATATATACCATtttgtattacataataaccaTACTGAAAGTTGTGTGCTTAAAAGGTATGTCAATCTAGAGACATTAAATGCCACgtctttttatacatttatatgttTTCATTATTCTGATAACAAGTATAAAAGTCAATaagttgcaaaaatattagagttaaatatgaaaataagatgtataactttttttaattatctttaatatatgactataaaaacttaaaaatgtttaatcttACAATTGCAAATTTAGTTCTTGTTTATTATCACTTtaaaaataccgaagaaaacatattttttcgcCTTCTgcataatttcaaaaagttaaaatgaaatttcatttaactgTGCTATCAATTTCAATGTGATTCTCGAAATTGGAACATTCATTATTTAACatcaaaaataagaaaatttacattatctTGTTAAGAGTTTCCTACAgttccatattattttataagaaatatagccttcattttttaaaaatattaatttctataaagttctcttataaatgtaataatcaCTTTTTATACAGTTGATTCTAGAGATTAGTACTTTCGTGTTCCGATTTAACACGCGCGGTGGGTGGAGGTGGTGGTGGCGGTTGTGGTCGCGGAGGTCTTTGATGAAATCTTGGAGACGCCGGAACAGGTTGTTGCGGTGATTTAACAACTACCACCGTCTCAGTCTGAGTTTGCACATCGATAATATTTCCTTCTGATCTGGTTCGCACGTGAGCTTTCGTTTGTTCCGGAGCGTTCAATTTGGCTGGCTTTTCCGGTCGTTCGCCGTACAAGGACATAGACGAAGGTCGACTACCTACACTGGGGCTTCTCTGTAAGTTCGAAGCCGCGTTGCCATTGTTGTTGCCCGAGGTGCAGAACGCATTGCCATTGCCACGCACTTGTATTATACTGACCTGTTGTTTGTCCACTGAATATACATGAGCTCTTTCCAAAGTTAAAGGCTATAGgttattaaaaaggaaaaagatattaatagctctgacaaattattatgcgattcgacatttttttcatgaaaatagCTTTTAACACGTTTATTCTTCATCTTTATTTATAGCTTACGTtattgtatttcaaaattGCAATATCCAGGCAGTGATATTTGTCGAGTCCATTGGCAGTaactacatttattttaaagaattatctTACATATACTGAATCTAAACGTGACGTTTAGAAACTCTTAATACTCACTCCTGCTTCGCTGTCTAGGTTTTCGTTACTGTGCCGTGGTTGTTGTTTAATAAGGCTCGAAGGTCGTATTAATCCGGCTGGTCGTTCTGGAATCGCCGGTTTACTGCTTCTATCAAGTGTGCTTGTACATACAGGATTATTGTCCGCCTTCTTACGTAATTCAACCGTTTCTTCTTTAAGATTaagatatatattaaacatttcgTATTATGCTtctcaataaaaaaattataaaaacatttacCCGCATTATGTACTATGTTGGTTATACTTCTTGGGGCAGCTACTGGTCTACGTCTTTCTAATGTAGCGGGAGGCGGTCTTTCGGTTGGTATTACCTTTAATTTTTGCGTagaattttctgaattttcaaGTTCCACGAGAGACTTATTGCacgatatattttccataGCGTTCCTTTCAAGAGCAATAGGagcatttaatttcttttcagcCTTTTGAGTTTCTTGATTAATCTTTTCAGTTTCTGTGTTTGCATTATGTAAATCTTCCTGTACCTCATCAACGCGTTCTGAACAATTAACTAACGAGGAATCAATAAATGCATTTACTTCAGTATTGTGTTGTTTAGTTTCTGTTTCTGTGCTTCCATCCTGTTTATCTGTACTAGTGTCATGTTTTGTAATTGATTCGGTATTTGTTTCATGCTTTTTTATGCGATTAAGAGTCCCTGAAGTTAAAGGTCTAGGTGGCTTATCAGGCGTGGGTGGTGGTTTATCATCAGGTTTCTTATCATGTTTATCCGGAGTAGTGCTACTTGGTGGTGTTGGAGCTGGTTTGTTTTTCCTACGAGCTGCTGGTTTAGGACTGCCTTGTGGAGGACTTTCTCCATGATCACTAAGACTACTGTTAGAAATGCAACGACGCATACTCGTAGTTTGATTTTCCGAACCATTTATAATACCAACTTCTAAATCGCGATCAAAATCGATTTCACCAGGAAAAAACCAATCTGCATACGTGATCAATTGATCAACTATAAGACTAGAGTTATTAGCTGTACTCATGTTCAttctgaaataataaatattacattaatagaGATTATCATATAACTTTTTCTATGATGatcaatgataaaaattatgtaaatgaataatattcttaCACCATTGTATTTGCATCCTCTTGTGGACTCCATATTAAATTGGGCGCGATTACAATCGCAATATTTTGTGGCGACATTTTGTTCACATCTTGGTTTTTAGTAAGAACAGCTAGAAATTTGATTAGGAACCgcaaattttctaaatttacaGCTGGTAACTTATGTAACACCTCCCATAGAGCCCTTAATCTTGTTTCATTCTGAGTTATTTTTGCAGCCGCCATCCATTCAGGATACAATCtttgaaataagataaaaatgacgaatataatgttataattttcttcgttatcaTTATGGacagtaaatattatttttatatttacttgtaAGTTAGGAGAGGTTCGGGTAGTTCTCGAAGATAAGATTTTAATGCACCAGCAATGACATGTGGATCTTTATACTCAAGAGCAGTTGGTAATGTAAGGCAGCATGCATCTAAACTCAATTTAATTCGCCGTGATTTTGACGCAGCGCCAGCTATTCTAAAAAGGCCCTCTTCTTCCATACCTAATCTTAGCAACGCAGATACACACAATTGAACGGGTAATGCAATTTTTCTGTTAGTTACTCTGAGATGTTCTTCCAAAGGATAACCATAAACTGGTTTCATTTCGTTATCATCTACAATTATGAAACAGGGTTacatattaaatgaaattttttggtAAATTCGTCAAACACGCTAAATGTTTCTGGTTTATAAATACGATtaaatacgtactaatatagCTTTCTAATCCAGGAATGAGCTCTTCAAGGCAATGTAGTGCACTTTCATGATAAGCTCTTTGAAGTTttacatattgtataataGTATGTGCTAATTCAGTTTCTCGTGACATAAGTTGAAACATTTCTGCAGCTAGTTGATCTCTACATTGCTCAACTTTAGTTTCTGCTTCTTCCAATTCTTCTCTTAAATTATCTACCTTTGTTGCACCTGCACCTATTGcacaatattaatttcaaaacataaacataattcttgtaatataatttaaaaatcagattaaaatttcttcttacTAGCACTATGTTTACTGGCTTGTTGATATCTTGTCCTCACACTATCCATATCTAAAGTTAGTCGAGCTAAATTTCTTTtgtgttttattatgtttGGTACATCCGTATCTAAAATATGTTGAAGAGGCATTGCAACGTATTGTTCAACTTTTGCTTCATGTTCAATTGCCTCATTTGCTAAATACATCTGTGCACGACCACACTCTGACAAAGTAAAACCCATGAGACCATCTTCAGGAGCATTTTCCAACATTGTTTGACCTAATACATATTCTGGACACTTTTTCTAAAaggatatatattttaaaaaggtaaaaagaaGCTATCatcaaaatttaaacataaatttcatcaTTATGTATTACCAATCGCTTTTCCTTCAGTGCAACATCTTGTGTCATAGCCTGATTTGGGGGATTACCAAGTCTTTTGTTTAATCCAATGAGAGCCATTCTGATTTGATCTACATGTTTATCTGCAGCTTGTAAATCATCTGTAAGCACTTCTGTTTTGCCAGCtctataaaaacaaatatttgaccTGTTAATTTTTGAACACtgacaaattcaaattaacaCAACGGTCTTTAAAGCCAATCCATTTTGAGATAGTCTGATTCATAAGCTATTTTGGTATATCATGTCCGCTTCTATTGAATCTTATGGTGTTTTgacattgttaaaaattatattgtttaaaaattatacagaaaaaCAGAGATTCTTATCTTTTGTTATGAtagatatatcaaaatatcatattattatatgctttacttaaaaatgtttaatattttatctaccCATTGTAACATTTAGAAAATGCACAATTTTCGTAgacttttaaatgaaattaaatcacAATTACCGAGAAAATGTTTGATCAGCAAGCTGTTTAACTCTGAAGAATTGTTTCTTCATGATTGATAAACACCTAACgcttattatataaataaaattacacgataATCTACTAAATTATGATCACTTATCACTTGTTAACTGTAACGACTTTCACGAGCACACATGTTTAGTATAATTAGACGACATTAAAAAAATGCagacgataaaaaaaatagagagaaTCCTTCGTATCACTCGAAAGGCAGCAATTCGTCATAATGTTTGTATAATGATCCCACACCCTCTATGAACAAATAGAATGTCCCGATCGATATATCCTTCCACAATATCGATGAGTTTCCACTCTcaaaaaagtttcaagattCACTTCTTGGatcttaaattttgtaaacgtgtcaaaatcatagaaattttaatcgcgGCATTTTATTTCCTTGTTCACCATTGGTTGTTTAATGCAACCGCGAAACCGAGCAAAGATTTTCACGTTGTTCATTATTTGACAAAACTTGGATCACGTGTCAATTTTGCTTTCCTTTTTAAACAGGcattaaatttctatcaaaagATTCGATAACGGGACAACCAACAAGTTTTTACTGTTCTCGGTCGGCCATTCTTGTTTCTCACTGTGATACAGATTTCGTTTAGAACGAGAAATCGTTTTAACCGCGCGAGatttgaaacataaaattcgCGAAACGCGTTAAGTAATCGTAACGATGTGACCTACAGCaactcacgaaagtattttaacatttattataaaataattttatgtatttattgtgtctattatatataaattgcggatttttatgcaaatttatatttttatggataCAACTAAAGCAATAAAACTAAAGTAGAATTTCGTTCTacctattaaaaattataacgatattattttattacgtttttgTATATTGTATGCACTCTgtgcattttatataaaacaatttgaaattttattagtgcTGTAATGACATACGactatcatgattatattgttcaaatttatcaaagaaattcTATTACCATAGATTACCTAACTAGGTTTTAGGAATATATGTTTGAAGTTTTAAATTGAAGGTTTATTTGTAAGCTTAAGGTATAAAACAAGCAATGATTCTATCCAAAAATCATAATATGTagatggaaaaaataaaataaactattgcttaaatttataacttatttagttacaagatatttattgcaaacatatatttagtaaaaactTAGTATGCAGCATAAATAGCTATCTTAACcatagaataaatattaaatatgatcCCACTGAATATCaagatttattaatgaatacttttgtgatctctgcaaaatataagaaataaatatatatgtatattttcaaacttgttcgtataaattacattttaatacaaaacctttttcataaaaagtttttatagATGTTCGAATTAATGatactgaaataaaataaatattagcaaaattgtatataagttttgatatatttttcgtacTACGAAATGTTTTTCAAAAAAGCGTTATTATACAATACAAGCGTTAAATAAGTATAGCAATCATAACCTATTCGTAGTGTGTAAGGtatcgatatatcgatattCATTGTAACGTATCATGTAATCGATAACTATTCAACCATATTTTGACGATGACTTCAAATCATGTCAATTGAGAAAGGGAAGAAGGGAATTATGTATTGTTAGTTGTCACACGTTGGCCTTTATTTCTCAACTAATCGTGACCATCTGTTGACTCTTAACACACAATATCGGTTAACGACACTTGAAGTGTTCGCGCGGAAGATTTGTCTCGActttttctcattcttttcctctatttttggtaaattttattcaaagtgAACATCATGACAATAGATAGAGGCTTTTTAAATGTGTTGATACTGAGTTGGGGATTTATGCTGGTATTTACCGCGTTTCAGACAATGGGAAATATCGAGGtaagtttgaaaataagatcatcacaatattttaatgttgatctgaattttttaatctttctttattacatatatttcgcatttttgtacaaaatatacatatacattttattttatataaatcacTATCCAATGTGGTTTGTATAGATAACGTTTGATAcaacatatacataaattcaataaattttgtatatgcATGAgttatatttagttttatcaCAGAGGAAATACTTCTCCCTCTGGTTTCATAATTATCCATTCGTTatacgaaaaatttaaaatgtaattagcgaataaactgaaaatgaataaaatttttaatattttgcggAAATATTGTCAATATGTAGCTGaacataaattaatgttaaaataagGTTTAATGGAACCATTTAAATGGACAATGTATGAAACTGTTTGTCTTTCTCAACTACGTAAGGTTAGCATATgtcaaatttaaaagaaactttcaTTATTCTTATAGctttgttatacgttataataataaataatattgtaagtTGAACATTTagttacaatatttatcataatcaATTGAAATTACCTTAAacactttatttaaatattttttattgtatgcTTAAAACATATTGTGTTCATTATTACGCATGGTTTAAGTTGTGGAGCCATTATTTTAAgtgaaagttatttaatattaagtactgcaaatgtaataattttggaatcattaaaaatcaataattaaattgtccATTAgtattttccttctttaacTATACAATACTTTAactatatatttacttatatactattatgttaagaaatatagcacgttttttatgtattccaTACCTATAATGGTTCTTTGTTGAAGTTTTAAAATCAcatgattattatattaacatatttaacAATACACTTAATAATTTGGAAACATAAATTagtgataaatataataatattaattataatgttaTCTAATATAGattaactataataataatataattatatatattgttgttGTATGATTAACAGATAGCAtttcttatcatttttatatgcgCAGTACTTTTTACGTAAGAATATGTAAGATGTTTTTCACAATAATGTAATTCGTTAAAGTGATTCATTTATGTTTCATTAGAATAAAAGCATGGATCATTAGTATCATAGCATTCATTTAAGCAAATATAAACAtgtgattttgaaattttatacatacaatgttaaaaaaaatgttttccacGAAAGAGTCAGTTGTTTATATAGGAGAAACTTAACGGAATATCCAGattcattatttctttttaatttttatctacaaAGATTCCAATATCAATGTAATTTCTGTAAATGGAATTGTacacatatttttatcatttaaggATGTTTATAACAAGCatatttaaatgataatttcTCGAGTATCGTTATAAAAGATTAGCGACAAATTTCACATTCTGTTAGCATCTATTAGATAAAACGAATGAGCCGCGAGAAGAGAAACAATTAAGTCGAACCGTGTCGGTCTGGTTTGAATccaaatgtaaaattattattctttattatattcttaatatGCGATAagcataatattaattttagctGAAATTTAAGCTGATAATATCACTATCAGCCATTTATCGGATCTAAGATAAAAGTAGGAATTTTTgtgattattttctataagtATGCATGGTGCGTAAAAATTGTagattaaagtattattttcttttaacaataacatataatttcataacttTAATGGTCGTCATTGCAATTGttgtaacgatataataaaaatgttattaatactctgtattaaagtataaagtaaAAGCCACAATATGACATATATGTcgataagataatattatttctttcatctttatAAAGACgtacatataatgttataaatacagaatacaaatacataatatattgaatatgGCACATCGATATGTACATATCGTATAGAACGTGTTTAATGAATGATTCAATGCACAGCAAGAAAGAGATATCATTTAATTGTCAAGCCCTGATAACTCCTATCAATTTTATCCCGCAATGAAGATGAAAGCAAGAAAGCTGTGATCTAGTTTGCAATGAGTATAAAATCGAACAGATAATGACTGtacaaataaaagtatttattgaaataaggTCGGTATGTAATCGAAATATCTACctcgtaaaaataatatttttaaattgggATCATCGTGAAGTTCTGTATGTTTGTTTCTACATTTATGTATAGAAATATCAATGACGATATTGGTATCTGTAATCAAATTTGTTAGTATAACAAcagattgtaaaaatttacaataattgaaattaatttgtttttagaaTACAttcttgcaatatttttttattataacttattatgcctattttgaaattaatattaaaaatgtactattaataaattattagtgcattttatattttttaaaatcactCGATCgtcattatataaattattctaaagaTGGCATTTATTAACGTACGAAATCATGTTGACCTGTTTTATAAACAGTGAGCTAAAGACCTATGTAGTAAGCAACGAAAGGATATTGGTGATTAGTTAAAGTTAAGTAATCATTGATTACTTGACTTAACACTCTACTTTGTTAGTTAATCCATAGTTCCTGGTATTACATGACGCGCTAAATTGATTTTCAACGCAACAAAGTTTATCTCTTTCTAAGCTATATTTTATACCGCATAAAAATAAACCTTTCACTTTTATTGAAAGAACGAGATTAAAACGTCTCGGTCTAGAATTACATGTTACATTCCGATCATGGGCATCggtatatctatatatacttTGTTCATCGTTGCTGAAATGCAAaaactttcaaatattaatgCGATCCATGCAAATGaccaattatttctttcacgttagaataaaaaaagatatcaatcatttataatagtcattcgtaattaaaatcattCAGGCTAATATGTATTCTTATTCCACAGTTTTTTAAAATCGGATTGTAACAATCATGGTCCTTATAGTTCTACTCAAAATAACCTATAGACCATGTTGTAACTAAAGATGtcgaagtatttaaaaaatgacaaaGATAACGAAAGTCCAacttattaaaaacataaacatgttatattctattatattaggCTTATTTTCTGTGCAGAAAACAGTGCTGCAAAGTATTAACGAGGATGATCCGAATTTCACCGGCGAGGCCTACACTAGCTTAGCGATAATCTATGCCGTGTTCGCCACGTGCAATTGGTTAGCGCCGTCGTACATTTCGATGACAGGGCCGAGGATCGCTATATTGACCGGCGCTTGTTGCTACGTCCTTTTCATAGGATCTTTCCTCTGGCCTCAAAACGTTCTGCTCTATGCTGCTTCCTGTATCCTAGGTCTGGGAGCTGCTTTGATATGGACTGGACACGGACAATACCTAACGGAAAACAGCGACTCGGACACAATGTCCAGAAACGCTGGTATATTCTGGGCGATTTTTCAGTGCTCCATGTTTGCTGGCAACCTTTTCGTCTACTTCATGTTTACCGATTCTAAGATCAATGCGACGACTAGGAGACTCGTTTTCGGTGTGCTCACCGGATTAGCTATTCTCGGCACGTGTTTACTGGCTACCTTGAGAAGGATATCGAATAGCCTAGTTTTAGGCGAAGCAGAAGGTGTCTCCAGCGCTGACAAAGAACTTCGCATACCAGAACCTGCAAGGAAGAAACCGTTGTTGGCTGCCTGGCATGCTTTAACCGATGCGATCGatctttttattacaaaaaagaTACTTCTGCTATCTTCCATGTTTGTGTATACTGGACTGGTGTTGACGTTTTATTCGGGCGTCTACTCGTCCAGTATCGGATTCACCAAAGCAATGGGTGATTCGCGTAAGAGTCTGATTGGTCTTTCTGGAATTTTCATTGGAATCGGAGAAGTGGTTGGCGGAGCTCTCTTTGGCATCTTTGGCTCGAAGGTATCTCGTATCTGTGGCGTGTGGTCGGTGGTGCTTACCGGGTTCTGCGCACATTTATTCGCTttcgtttccattttcttGAATCTACCGAACGACTCGCCATTCGCAGATACCGATAGCATAGGATATATCACTCCCTCGCCAGTTTTGGCAATGGCTGGAAGTCTCGCTCTGGGTTTTGGAGATGCCTGTTTCAATACCCAGGTCTATTCGTTATTAGGCATATTATTTCCACAACGAAGTGCACCAGCTTTCGCACTGTTTAAATTTTGCCAATCGGTCGCGGCTGCGGTAAGTTTCGCTTACAGTAATGTCGTTTATCTCCATGTACAGCTCCTAATCTTAACGATAACGATCGTTATTGGTACTACTACTTTCTGTTTCGTTGAGTATAGCACaagaagggaaagagagagtaGTCAATCGGAGAGCGACGTGTCGAGCGAGTAACCTATTTAAGGACCAACGTTGCGTTAACGtaacatttcatttataatcttatcatgatttaattaattaattcgcattatctaattttatcgaatttacattatgattatgaaattctaaaaatttattggGTGTTTTTATCTTTAGCATTTCTTCTTTCGcctaaatttaataatattgccaattttaaaaaaagttgaACTTCTGAACATTATAGAACTTGTTTGATGTACCTTTTCTCTAATAATGTTGCGTTTACGCAACTTTTACACGTTATCTCATTGTTTGGTTCTGAATGGATTAcaaatagagaaaaaataGAACGATGGAAGCTTAAAAAATGCTCAAgcaaatgaatttattttattgttatgaGAAGAGTGGTAAcaatgatatattattttataaaaatagatagtTAAGACTAaagattttgttatatatatatatacgcatacatatgtattagaTTGGAGCGTATGAATGTCGTTTTTTTCAAGTTTGAATTTCGCGCGCTAATACCACGCATTCAATTCTGTCCCATTATTAGTTATCAACCACGTTAAAgaaggaatttattatataagtcAGGAGTATTCAATGTAAAGATTTTCTtgcgaaatttaaatttggaaaaagTAGTGGTGTTGGAAGCATAAAGATTTCTGGAAATCTAAATATAGAATTTGGGGGAAGACTAAAGATTTTTCCAATTCCACGtaagcaattttttaatgcgtaaattatttcaaaggaATTTATAAACCGAGGAAATTATATCAGCTCTATTTGTAGACTTTTTGAATTCTATAATTGACTAATTCCAAAATTGTTATGAATCAGAAGTAATGACAAAAATTAGTTAGTTTTCAAAAAGCATATCAAACGATATTGAAATTACTATGATCAAATACGATACATATGAAGAAACTACGTACAACTAAAGCTTTATTGTATGAAACGGCATTTAATATGCATTGATCCAACGTTAACAATTTTTGCTGCTACTGACGCAACATTGCGTCGCTTTAactacatatttaaataacgcTGTTCATTTAACtgttg includes the following:
- the LOC132907428 gene encoding UNC93-like protein MFSD11 isoform X2, with product MTIDRGFLNVLILSWGFMLVFTAFQTMGNIEKTVLQSINEDDPNFTGEAYTSLAIIYAVFATCNWLAPSYISMTGPRIAILTGACCYVLFIGSFLWPQNVLLYAASCILGLGAALIWTGHGQYLTENSDSDTMSRNAGIFWAIFQCSMFAGNLFVYFMFTDSKINATTRRLVFGVLTGLAILGTCLLATLRRISNSLVLGEAEGVSSADKELRIPEPARKKPLLAAWHALTDAIDLFITKKILLLSSMFVYTGLVLTFYSGVYSSSIGFTKAMGDSRKSLIGLSGIFIGIGEVVGGALFGIFGSKVSRICGVWSVVLTGFCAHLFAFVSIFLNLPNDSPFADTDSIGYITPSPVLAMAGSLALGFGDACFNTQVYSLLGILFPQRSAPAFALFKFCQSVAAAHKKGKRE
- the LOC132907428 gene encoding UNC93-like protein MFSD11 isoform X1, whose product is MTIDRGFLNVLILSWGFMLVFTAFQTMGNIEKTVLQSINEDDPNFTGEAYTSLAIIYAVFATCNWLAPSYISMTGPRIAILTGACCYVLFIGSFLWPQNVLLYAASCILGLGAALIWTGHGQYLTENSDSDTMSRNAGIFWAIFQCSMFAGNLFVYFMFTDSKINATTRRLVFGVLTGLAILGTCLLATLRRISNSLVLGEAEGVSSADKELRIPEPARKKPLLAAWHALTDAIDLFITKKILLLSSMFVYTGLVLTFYSGVYSSSIGFTKAMGDSRKSLIGLSGIFIGIGEVVGGALFGIFGSKVSRICGVWSVVLTGFCAHLFAFVSIFLNLPNDSPFADTDSIGYITPSPVLAMAGSLALGFGDACFNTQVYSLLGILFPQRSAPAFALFKFCQSVAAAVSFAYSNVVYLHVQLLILTITIVIGTTTFCFVEYSTRRERESSQSESDVSSE